From one Thermatribacter velox genomic stretch:
- the pyrF gene encoding orotidine-5'-phosphate decarboxylase has product MNFADQVCKVVEMKGPLVVGMDPHLELLPPYLLEKWLRERGNNLQALAYCVMEFGELIIEAIHDIVGFVKFQMAFYELLGVPGLMVLKNLVDRAREKGLTVILDGKRNDIASTAACYARAYLSGIEYPLERSIPSFWDVDALTVNPYFGEDGLTPFFEEAKKVNKGLFVVCRTTNPSAPFLQDEGREEKVYFKVARLVERMGEKTIGDSGFSSAGIVVGATYPEDLRMLRTEFPSLLFLIPGVGAQGGGLEPLRFAFRDDGMGALVNVSRGVLFAYRESGNSDGRGFERLARAKSIDYQERLRELQR; this is encoded by the coding sequence ATGAATTTTGCTGACCAAGTTTGCAAAGTTGTCGAAATGAAGGGACCTCTGGTAGTGGGCATGGATCCCCATCTTGAGTTGTTGCCTCCTTATCTTCTCGAGAAGTGGTTGCGAGAAAGAGGCAATAATTTGCAGGCGCTTGCTTATTGCGTCATGGAGTTTGGAGAACTAATTATTGAAGCTATACATGATATCGTTGGATTTGTGAAGTTTCAAATGGCTTTTTATGAATTGCTTGGAGTTCCTGGTTTGATGGTTCTGAAAAATCTGGTTGATCGTGCCAGAGAAAAAGGGCTTACGGTAATACTCGATGGCAAACGGAACGATATTGCCAGCACGGCTGCCTGCTATGCCAGAGCATATCTTTCGGGGATAGAATATCCTCTGGAAAGAAGTATTCCTTCTTTCTGGGATGTAGATGCTTTGACTGTCAATCCTTACTTTGGTGAAGATGGACTTACGCCTTTTTTTGAAGAAGCCAAAAAGGTTAACAAGGGGCTGTTTGTAGTGTGTCGTACCACCAATCCTTCGGCTCCTTTCCTACAGGATGAAGGGAGAGAAGAAAAGGTTTATTTTAAAGTTGCCCGCTTAGTAGAGCGCATGGGCGAAAAAACGATTGGGGATTCAGGCTTCAGTTCGGCAGGCATAGTGGTGGGTGCTACCTATCCGGAGGATTTGAGAATGCTGAGGACAGAATTTCCTTCTTTGCTCTTTCTGATCCCTGGGGTGGGTGCCCAGGGTGGTGGGCTGGAGCCATTACGGTTTGCTTTTCGCGATGATGGGATGGGTGCACTGGTCAATGTTTCTCGAGGAGTGCTTTTTGCCTATCGTGAGAGTGGAAACTCGGATGGCAGAGGCTTCGAGAGATTGGCCAGAGCAAAGAGCATTGATTACCAGGAGAGGCTTAGGGAACTTCAGCGATGA
- a CDS encoding dihydroorotate dehydrogenase produces the protein MVDLSVRVGDLRLKNPVVLASGTCGYGRELAKFINLKMVGAITVKGLSMEPWQGNPPPRIHEVYAGILNSIGLENKGLESFLREDLPFFETIETPLFVNIWGKNVKEYVLLARNLDAVERVTAIELNLSCPNVEKGGVSFALQEKVFEELVGRVRHSFTRKIIVKLGPQIFDLEKAIQILEREGIDFVSATNSFPGLAVNVDEQRFVFSRKVAGFSGPAIKPLALKLVYDIVSVTRLPVIGMGGIVCWRDALEFLLIGARAIGLGTVNLIYPDAAQRILKGIEEYLDQKGISSLEAIIGKVR, from the coding sequence ATGGTAGACCTTTCGGTGCGCGTGGGAGACTTGCGCTTGAAGAATCCTGTGGTATTGGCTTCGGGAACCTGTGGATATGGGAGGGAACTCGCTAAATTTATTAACCTGAAAATGGTAGGAGCGATTACTGTGAAAGGGTTGAGTATGGAGCCCTGGCAGGGCAATCCCCCTCCTCGGATACATGAAGTGTATGCAGGGATTCTCAATTCAATCGGTCTTGAAAATAAAGGACTTGAAAGTTTCCTCCGTGAGGATCTCCCGTTTTTCGAAACTATTGAAACCCCTTTATTTGTCAATATCTGGGGTAAAAATGTTAAAGAATATGTGCTTTTAGCCAGAAATCTGGATGCGGTAGAGCGAGTTACAGCTATTGAACTCAATCTTTCCTGTCCCAATGTGGAAAAGGGGGGTGTAAGTTTTGCTCTACAGGAAAAAGTTTTTGAAGAACTGGTGGGGAGGGTCAGGCATTCTTTTACAAGAAAGATAATCGTTAAACTTGGTCCTCAAATTTTTGACCTGGAGAAAGCCATTCAGATTCTCGAAAGGGAAGGTATAGATTTTGTGAGTGCTACCAATTCTTTCCCTGGTCTGGCTGTGAATGTGGATGAACAGCGTTTCGTGTTTTCGAGAAAGGTAGCCGGCTTTTCTGGACCGGCCATTAAACCCCTGGCTTTGAAACTGGTATATGATATAGTTAGTGTGACTCGTTTGCCAGTAATTGGCATGGGAGGTATTGTTTGCTGGAGGGATGCTTTGGAATTTCTGCTAATTGGTGCAAGAGCGATTGGGCTGGGAACTGTAAACCTGATTTATCCCGATGCTGCTCAGCGGATTCTTAAGGGCATAGAGGAATATTTGGACCAGAAAGGGATTTCTTCATTAGAGGCTATCATTGGAAAGGTGAGGTGA
- the pyrE gene encoding orotate phosphoribosyltransferase, with translation MEEREILNLFKEAGAFLEGHFLLTSGLHSPVYIEKFRLLQFPRYVEILAREMVQRLGNRETIELVVGPAVGGIVLAYEVARQLGVRMAFTEREEGKMCFRRDFQIREGEKVLIVEDVVTTGGSLQEVVRAVEAAKGNIAAISVLVDRSGGKVQFDYPFFPLLQMEVKTYSAEECPLCKQKVELQKRGSRYLQ, from the coding sequence TTGGAAGAAAGAGAAATACTGAATCTTTTTAAGGAAGCGGGGGCTTTTTTGGAAGGACATTTCCTGCTCACTTCGGGACTTCATAGCCCTGTGTATATAGAAAAGTTTCGTCTTTTGCAGTTTCCCCGTTATGTTGAAATTCTGGCACGGGAGATGGTTCAGCGCCTTGGCAATAGAGAAACGATTGAACTGGTAGTGGGCCCTGCAGTAGGGGGCATTGTGTTAGCTTATGAAGTTGCTCGCCAGCTGGGTGTGCGAATGGCGTTTACGGAGCGAGAAGAGGGAAAAATGTGCTTCAGACGGGATTTTCAAATTCGTGAGGGGGAAAAAGTTTTAATAGTGGAGGATGTAGTTACCACTGGGGGATCTCTGCAAGAAGTTGTGAGGGCCGTAGAAGCAGCAAAGGGGAATATTGCAGCTATTAGTGTTCTGGTTGATCGGAGCGGGGGGAAAGTTCAGTTTGATTATCCTTTCTTTCCGCTTTTGCAGATGGAAGTTAAGACCTATTCGGCAGAGGAATGTCCCTTGTGCAAGCAAAAAGTAGAGCTTCAAAAAAGAGGTAGTCGCTATCTCCAATAG
- a CDS encoding M20 family metallopeptidase — translation MDWKAVLDSEFDIFEPIELAQQLVRIPSVSGETGEEEISRFIANYFIDRKITVEWQEVEKNRANVIAEVKGTLGEGPTLLFNGHMDTVPVGSGWTYPPLGGQIVGDKLYGRGACDMKGALAAMMYAAYTVSLFASQLYGSLKLLFVVDEERDNLGMKRWLESYLSSNEVVDFAVVGEPTGLNISLGHRGVAAYRVTVEGKASHAGLAEEGVNAIYIAASVIKDIESKNELLKKHADPDLGCPSLMVGLIEGGVSPNVVPEQCSFEVDVRTLPNFSLESMEKLLQDIVVEVRNRSNSPFSYRISQTVPHLPPAKVSRDLPAVEVLARSISQIPGEIPIFAPFPASCEASFLFNAGIPTVIFGPGRIVEAHSANEFVSTSQIVTASMIYALLALQFLGGD, via the coding sequence TTGGATTGGAAAGCTGTTCTGGACAGTGAGTTTGATATTTTTGAACCTATTGAACTTGCTCAACAGCTGGTTCGCATCCCCAGTGTTTCTGGTGAAACTGGTGAAGAAGAGATTTCCAGGTTTATTGCCAATTATTTTATAGATCGAAAAATCACTGTGGAGTGGCAGGAAGTAGAAAAGAACCGCGCTAACGTTATTGCCGAGGTAAAGGGGACGCTTGGAGAGGGACCAACGTTGCTTTTCAACGGTCATATGGACACCGTTCCTGTTGGTAGTGGATGGACTTATCCTCCTTTGGGAGGGCAGATTGTTGGAGACAAACTCTATGGGCGTGGTGCATGTGACATGAAAGGTGCGCTTGCAGCTATGATGTATGCTGCTTATACAGTTTCACTTTTTGCTTCTCAGCTCTATGGTAGCTTAAAATTACTTTTTGTAGTGGACGAAGAACGCGACAATCTGGGCATGAAGAGATGGCTTGAAAGTTATCTCAGTAGCAACGAAGTTGTGGATTTTGCGGTGGTTGGCGAACCAACTGGTTTAAACATAAGTCTTGGTCACAGAGGTGTCGCTGCCTATCGAGTTACTGTGGAGGGTAAGGCTTCACATGCTGGATTAGCTGAGGAGGGTGTTAATGCGATTTACATTGCTGCTTCAGTAATTAAAGACATTGAAAGCAAGAATGAGTTGCTTAAAAAACATGCTGACCCCGACCTGGGTTGCCCGAGTCTTATGGTGGGTTTGATTGAAGGTGGGGTTTCGCCCAACGTGGTGCCCGAGCAATGTAGCTTTGAAGTAGACGTTAGAACACTGCCTAATTTTTCTTTAGAAAGCATGGAAAAACTGCTTCAGGATATTGTTGTTGAGGTCAGAAATCGTTCTAATTCGCCTTTTTCGTATCGGATTTCTCAAACGGTGCCTCATTTACCTCCGGCTAAGGTGTCCCGGGATCTCCCAGCAGTTGAGGTGCTTGCCCGGTCTATTTCTCAGATTCCTGGAGAGATTCCCATTTTTGCCCCCTTTCCCGCTTCTTGTGAGGCGTCTTTCCTGTTTAACGCAGGCATTCCCACTGTTATCTTTGGTCCCGGTAGAATTGTTGAGGCCCATTCTGCCAATGAGTTTGTTTCTACCTCGCAAATTGTTACAGCCAGTATGATATATGCTCTGTTGGCATTGCAATTTTTAGGTGGCGATTAA
- a CDS encoding IS110 family transposase, which produces MNKNSWQYFIGIDVSRDRFNYVIIDASLQVLSEGQLNMNLEGFTALSQLISSYPNSLIGVESTGSYHLNLLAFLITNQYPVALINPALIKKFSQGITLHNTKTDRIDALTIARFLLKNLEVIPHFIPDKLDDLAALARVRESLTQQIARTKTQLKQHLVVVFPELVAHYNIFTDFLLSVLEEFPTPHSVLKTSPGRVKAVFRKLKARGRKPSLSAEQFLELARDSIGTSTTNYALIIKHEVEMLRFLNQKLQEITRQFIEEIQKNQKDNLELLKSIKGVSDITSAHFLAAVKDIHRFENRRKLAAYAGIDPSIRQSGSRYARGGISKKGSKSLRRCLYLMASGVMRCNEYFRAYYLKKRGEGMPHRKAMIALCNKLLRVIFAMLRKGEKFVPVNHYL; this is translated from the coding sequence ATGAACAAAAACTCCTGGCAGTATTTCATAGGCATTGATGTTTCCAGGGACAGGTTCAACTATGTAATCATCGATGCTTCTTTGCAGGTGCTCAGTGAAGGTCAACTGAATATGAACTTGGAGGGATTCACTGCCCTCAGCCAGCTTATTAGCTCCTATCCCAACTCCCTGATTGGTGTGGAGTCTACTGGGAGTTACCATCTTAACCTCCTGGCCTTCCTGATTACCAACCAGTACCCGGTGGCACTCATCAACCCCGCCCTCATCAAGAAATTCTCTCAGGGCATCACCCTGCACAATACCAAAACTGACCGCATTGATGCTCTCACCATCGCCAGGTTTCTGCTCAAAAACCTGGAAGTGATTCCTCACTTCATCCCTGACAAGCTGGATGACCTGGCTGCCCTGGCCAGGGTGAGGGAAAGCCTCACTCAACAGATTGCCAGAACCAAGACCCAGCTCAAACAACATCTGGTGGTGGTCTTCCCAGAACTGGTGGCTCACTACAACATCTTCACCGATTTCCTGCTCTCGGTACTTGAAGAATTCCCCACTCCCCATTCGGTTCTCAAAACCTCCCCAGGTAGAGTGAAAGCTGTCTTCAGAAAGCTCAAAGCAAGAGGAAGAAAACCATCTCTCAGTGCTGAACAGTTCCTGGAACTTGCCAGAGATTCCATCGGTACCTCCACCACCAACTATGCCCTGATCATCAAACATGAAGTGGAGATGCTCCGGTTCCTCAACCAGAAGCTCCAGGAGATTACCAGGCAGTTCATCGAGGAAATCCAAAAGAACCAGAAAGACAACTTGGAACTCCTCAAATCCATCAAAGGAGTCAGTGATATCACCTCGGCTCATTTTCTGGCTGCAGTCAAGGATATACACAGGTTTGAGAACCGAAGGAAACTGGCTGCCTATGCAGGTATTGACCCTTCTATCAGACAGTCTGGTTCCCGGTATGCTCGAGGTGGAATCAGCAAGAAGGGCTCTAAGTCTTTGCGGAGATGTCTCTATCTCATGGCAAGTGGAGTTATGCGCTGCAATGAGTACTTCAGAGCTTATTACTTGAAAAAGAGAGGTGAGGGAATGCCCCACAGAAAAGCCATGATTGCCCTCTGTAACAAGCTGTTGAGAGTTATCTTTGCCATGCTCAGGAAAGGTGAAAAATTTGTTCCAGTTAATCATTATTTATAG